A single region of the Variovorax terrae genome encodes:
- the kdpB gene encoding potassium-transporting ATPase subunit KdpB translates to MNTTKNLSLFDPVLLRPAVAQAFAKLSPRVQWRNPVMFVVYVGSILTTLLGVQALQGRGEASAGFIFAVALWLWFTVLFANFAEALAEGRSKAQAASLRGLKKAAWAKKLKEARSGAFHGTTWLPEQAENLRRGDVVLVETGDMVPLDGEVIEGVASVDESAITGESAPVIRESGGDFSAVTGGTRVLSDWLVVRVGVNPGESFIDRMISMVEGARRQKTPNEIALTILLVALTIVFLVVTVTLLPYSVFSVEVTQAGQAVTVTALIALLVCLIPTTIGALLSAIGVAGMSRMMQANVIATSGRAVEAAGDVDVLLLDKTGTITHGNRQASAFVPAAGLTELPVARAALLASLSDETPEGRSIVALARRLGVAEGAPAQAAFIPFSAQTRMSGVDLAQAGCSGTRRIRKGAVDAIRRHVEALGASMPGDVVRAADEVARRGSTPLVVCEDAQVLGVVELKDIVKSGIKERFGELRRMGIKTVMITGDNKLTAAAIAAEAGVDDFLAEATPEAKLKLIRGYQAEGRLVAMTGDGTNDAPALAQADVAVAMNSGTQAAKEAGNMVDLDSNPTKLLEVVETGKALLMTRGSLTTFSIANDVAKYFAILPAIFVTTYPQLAELNVMRLASPSSAILSAVIFNAIIIVFLIPLALKGVRYRAVGAAALLRRNLLIYGLGGLVVPFVGIKLIDLLLAALHLV, encoded by the coding sequence GACAAAAAATCTTTCGCTGTTCGACCCGGTGCTGCTGCGGCCCGCCGTGGCGCAGGCCTTCGCCAAGCTCAGCCCGCGCGTGCAGTGGCGCAACCCGGTGATGTTCGTGGTCTACGTCGGCAGCATCCTGACCACGCTGCTGGGCGTGCAGGCGCTGCAGGGCCGGGGCGAGGCCAGCGCCGGCTTCATCTTTGCCGTGGCCCTCTGGCTGTGGTTCACCGTGCTGTTCGCCAACTTTGCCGAGGCGCTGGCCGAGGGCCGCAGCAAGGCGCAGGCGGCCTCGCTGCGCGGGCTCAAAAAAGCTGCCTGGGCCAAGAAACTCAAGGAGGCCCGAAGCGGCGCCTTCCACGGCACCACCTGGCTGCCGGAGCAGGCCGAGAACCTGCGCCGCGGCGACGTGGTGCTGGTGGAGACCGGCGACATGGTGCCGCTGGATGGCGAGGTGATCGAAGGCGTGGCCTCGGTCGACGAGAGCGCCATCACCGGCGAGTCGGCGCCCGTGATCCGCGAATCGGGCGGCGACTTCTCGGCCGTGACCGGCGGCACGCGCGTGCTGTCGGACTGGCTGGTGGTGCGCGTCGGCGTCAATCCGGGCGAGAGCTTCATCGACCGCATGATCAGCATGGTCGAGGGCGCCCGGCGCCAGAAGACGCCCAACGAGATCGCGCTGACCATCCTGCTGGTGGCGCTGACCATCGTGTTCCTGGTGGTCACGGTGACGCTGCTGCCGTACTCGGTGTTCAGCGTGGAGGTGACGCAGGCCGGCCAGGCCGTGACCGTCACGGCGCTGATCGCGCTGCTGGTATGCCTGATCCCCACCACCATCGGCGCGCTGCTGTCGGCCATCGGCGTGGCGGGCATGAGCCGCATGATGCAGGCCAACGTGATCGCCACCTCGGGCCGCGCGGTCGAGGCTGCCGGCGACGTCGACGTGCTGCTGCTGGACAAGACCGGCACCATCACCCACGGCAACCGCCAGGCCTCGGCCTTCGTGCCGGCCGCCGGCCTGACCGAGCTGCCGGTGGCGCGCGCCGCGCTGCTGGCCTCGCTGTCCGACGAGACGCCCGAGGGCCGCAGCATCGTGGCGCTGGCGCGGCGCCTGGGCGTGGCCGAAGGCGCGCCGGCCCAGGCCGCCTTCATCCCGTTCTCGGCGCAGACGCGCATGAGCGGCGTCGATCTGGCGCAGGCCGGGTGCAGCGGCACCCGCCGCATCCGCAAGGGCGCGGTGGATGCGATCCGCCGCCACGTGGAGGCGCTGGGCGCCAGCATGCCGGGCGACGTGGTGCGCGCCGCCGACGAAGTGGCGCGGCGCGGCAGCACGCCGCTGGTGGTGTGCGAGGACGCGCAGGTGCTGGGCGTGGTGGAGCTCAAGGACATCGTCAAGTCCGGCATCAAGGAGCGCTTCGGCGAGCTGCGCCGCATGGGCATCAAGACCGTGATGATCACGGGCGACAACAAGCTCACCGCCGCGGCCATCGCGGCCGAGGCCGGGGTCGATGACTTCCTGGCCGAGGCCACGCCCGAGGCCAAGCTCAAGCTGATCCGCGGCTACCAGGCCGAGGGCCGGCTGGTGGCCATGACCGGCGACGGCACCAACGACGCGCCGGCGCTGGCGCAGGCCGACGTGGCCGTGGCCATGAACAGCGGCACCCAGGCCGCCAAGGAGGCGGGCAACATGGTCGATCTCGACTCCAACCCGACCAAGCTGCTGGAGGTGGTGGAGACCGGCAAGGCCCTGCTGATGACGCGCGGCTCGCTCACCACCTTCTCGATCGCCAACGACGTGGCCAAGTACTTCGCCATCCTGCCCGCGATCTTCGTCACCACCTATCCGCAGCTGGCCGAGCTCAACGTGATGCGGCTGGCCAGCCCGTCGTCGGCCATCCTGTCGGCGGTGATCTTCAACGCCATCATCATCGTGTTCCTGATCCCGCTGGCGCTCAAGGGCGTGCGCTACCGCGCCGTCGGCGCCGCCGCGCTGCTGCGGCGCAACCTGCTGATCTACGGCCTGGGCGGCCTGGTCGTGCCGTTCGTCGGCATCAAGCTGATCGACCTGCTGCTCGCGGCCCTGCATCTTGTCTGA
- the kdpC gene encoding potassium-transporting ATPase subunit KdpC: MKNILRPALVFFLVLTLLTGIAYPLMVTGVARVLFPQQAAGSLVLQGGKPVGSALIGQNFADPGHFWGRPSATSPMAYNAAASGGSNLGPLNPALADAVKGRVEALRAADPGNTAPVPVDLVTASASGLDPDISPAAARYQVARVARARGLQPEQVARLVDQHIEAPLWGLLGEPRVNVLRLNLALNDLH; encoded by the coding sequence ATGAAAAACATTCTTCGCCCCGCGCTGGTCTTCTTCCTGGTGCTCACGCTGCTCACCGGCATCGCCTATCCGCTGATGGTCACGGGCGTGGCGCGCGTGCTGTTTCCGCAGCAGGCCGCCGGCAGCCTGGTGCTGCAGGGCGGCAAGCCCGTGGGCTCGGCGCTGATCGGCCAGAACTTTGCCGACCCCGGGCACTTCTGGGGCCGGCCCTCGGCCACCAGCCCGATGGCCTACAACGCAGCGGCCTCGGGCGGCTCCAACCTGGGGCCGCTGAACCCGGCGCTGGCCGACGCCGTCAAGGGCCGCGTCGAGGCGCTGCGCGCCGCCGATCCCGGCAACACCGCGCCGGTGCCGGTGGACCTGGTCACGGCCTCGGCCAGCGGCCTGGACCCCGACATCAGCCCCGCGGCCGCGCGCTACCAGGTGGCGCGCGTGGCGCGGGCCCGGGGCCTGCAGCCCGAACAGGTGGCGCGGCTGGTGGACCAGCACATCGAGGCGCCGCTGTGGGGCCTGCTGGGCGAGCCGCGCGTCAACGTGCTGCGCCTGAACCTGGCGCTGAACGATCTGCATTGA